ACGACGCCTCGGGCGCGGTGGTGGTCGCCGCGCCGGGCTGGGCCGCACGCCGCGCCGGGCGGCTGCGTCCCGAGGTGGAGCGGTTGCGGGACCGGCCCGCGCCGAGCAGCGCCGCGCTCCAGGGCCGTCCCCGGACCGCCCAGGAGCAGGACCGCGGCGACGAGCCCTCGGGCGAGCGGGCCGGCGAGGCCGAGGGCGGGGACTTCGTGGTGCTCCAGTCGCTCGGCGCGGACCGCCGGGCCCGGGGCTTCCTCGCGGTCGGCACCGAGGACCGGTTGAAGCCCGGCGAGCGCTACATCGTGAACGGCGCCGTCGCGCTGCTCACCCTCACCCTGGAACGCTCCCGGGACCTGCGCCGGGCCGAGGAGCGGATGCGCACGGCGCTGCTGCGGCTGGTGCTGGCCGGCGAGACCGGGACCGCCAGGGAGGTCGCCGGGGCGCTGCTCGGCGGGCTGCCCGAGGGCTCGGTCCGGGTGCTGGTCGCCGCGGGCGAGGGGTTGGCGCTGCTGGGCGACGTCGCCGAGCAGAGCGCGACCCGGGCGGGGGAGCCGCTGCTGCTGGCCACCGAGGGCGACCGGTTGGTGCTGCTCGCGGTCGAGGGCGGGGCGGTCCACACGGACTGCGTCGCCGCCGTCCAGGATTTCGACACCGTCTCGCTGGGCATCTCCGGACCGGCCACGCCGGAGACGGCCGGCGCCGCGTTCGCCCAGGCCGAGCGGGCGCTGGCGGTGGCGCTGCGCGGCGGGCGGCGCAGCGTCGACCACGACGAGGTGGGCAGCGGGTCGCTGCTGCCGCTGCTGGCCGACGAGGCGGTGCTGGCCTTCGCCGACGGGCTGCTGCGTCCGCTGCGCGAGCACGACCGGACCGCGCGCGGCGACCTGGAGGCGAGCCTCCAGGCCTGGCTGTCGCGGCACGGCCAGTGGGACGCCGCCGCGGCCGACCTGGGCGTTCACCGGCACACCCTGCGCTACCGGATGCGCCGGGTGGAGGAGCTGCTCGGCCGTACCCTGGACGACGCCGACGTCCGGATGGAGCTGTGGCTGGCGCTGCGGGCGCGCGGCCGGGTCTGATGTTCGCCCCCGGGTCGGCGGCGTCATGCGCCAGTCCGTAGTGCGGACCGGTCGGACCAGGACGCGACGGACAAGCTACGGGTGCGCCCCGGCGTCCTACCGTGGACCCAGACATCCTTTCCCCGACCGCCAGTACGGCCGGGGCGCAGCAGAAAGGCCGGTGACCTCGGTGACCAGCACCCACGCATTCTGGCTGGCCGGTCGGCAGGAGCACGGCACGGAGTCCTTCGAGGTCCGGCACCCCTGGGACGACAGCCTGGTCGGCACGGTCAGCGTGCCGACCGAGGCCCAGGTGGAGGCGGCCGTCGCCGCCGCCGTCGCGGTGCAGGACGAGTTCGCCGCCACCCCCGCGTACGTCCGCGCCGCCGCGCTGGACCATGTCGCCAAGCGGCTGACCGAGCGGACCGAGGAGCTCGCCCGGCTGATCACCGCCGAGAACGGCAAGCCGATCAAGTGGGCGCGCGGCGAGATCGGCCGGGCCGCCTCGGTGTTCCGCTGGGCGGCGGAGGAGGCCCGTCGCTTCAACAGCGGTGAGGGCCAGCGGCTGGACACCGACGCCGGCGGCACCGGGCGGCTGGCGATCACCCGCCGCTTCCCCAAGGGCGTCGTGCTCGGCATCGCGCCGTTCAACTTCCCGCTGAACCTGGTCGCGCACAAGGTCGCCCCGGCGATCGCGGTCGGCGCGCCGATCATCCTGAAGCCGGCCCCGGCGACCCCGATCTCGGCGCTGGTGCTGGGCGAGATCCTGGCCGAGACCGACCTGCCGGCCGGGTCCTGGAGCGTGCTGACGGTCTCCAACGACCGGATGCCGGCCCTGGTCCAGGACAAGCGGCTGCCGGTGATCTCCTTCACCGGTTCCGACATCGTCGGCTACCAGATCCTCGACTCGGTGCCGCGCAAGCACGTCACCCTGGAGCTGGGCGGCAACGCCGCCGCCGTCGTGCTGGCCGACTGGTCCAGCGAGGCGGACCTGGAGTGGGCCGCGACCCGGATCGCGACCTTCGCCAACTACCAGGGCGGCCAGTCCTGCATCTCGGTGCAGCGGGTGCTGGCCGACGCGGCGGTCTACGACCGGCTGGTCGAGAAGGTCGTCGCCAAGGTCGGCGCGCAGGTCACCGGCAACCCCGCGGACGAGACCGTGGACGTCGGCCCGCTGGTCAACGAGGCGGCGGCGAAGCGGGTCGAGTCCTGGGTGGACGAGGCCGTGGCGGCCGGCGCGCAGCTGCACACCGGCGGCAAGCGCGAGGGCGCGACCTACGCCCCGACCGTCCTGTCCGACGTCCCGGCCGGGGTCCGGCTGGCGACCGAGGAGGTCTTCGGCCCGGTGCTGACGCTGACCCGGGTCGAGGGCGTGGACGCGGCCTTCGCCGCCGTCAACGACTCCAAGTTCGGTCTGCAGGCGGGTGTGTTCACGCACGACGTGCAGACCGCGTTCCGCGCCCACCGGGAGCTGGAGGTCGGCGGTGTGATCATCGGCGACGCGCCCTCCTACCGGGCCGACCAGATGCCGTACGGCGGCGTCAAGGACTCCGGCGTGGGCCGCGAGGGCGTGGCCTTCGCGATGGCGGACTACACCTACGAGCGGGTCATGGTGCTGACCGGCCTGGCGCTCTGACGCTCCGTCCGGCAACGAACCCCGGGCGGGTGTGCGGCACTGCCGTACACCCGCCCGGGGTTTTCGCGTTCGGGGGGCGCACCCCGGGATCCTGCATCACCTATGGTGATCTGTCGGTCACCGGGCGTACGGTCGGGTAGAACCCGTCGGTAACGCGTCCCGAGGTGGTGCCCGATGTCCGTCCCCACGCCTTCTGCCGCCGGCCATGCCGACCCTGCCGCCCCCAGGGTCACCGAGCGCGAGGCCCGCCGGGTCGCGGAGGAGGCCCGGGAGCAGGACTGGCGCCGGCCCAGCTTCGCCAAGGAGCTGTTCCTCGGCCGGTTCCGGCTGGACCTGATCCATCCGCACCCGCTGCCGGAGCCGGAGTCGGTGCGCGTGGGGGAGGAGTTCCTGGCGCGGTTGACCGAGTTCTGCGTGACGAAGATCGACGGCGCGCTGGTCGAGCGCGAGGCGCGGATCCCGGACGAGGTGGTGCGCGGCCTCCAGGAGCTCGGGGTCTTCGGGATGAAGATCGACCGCGAGTACCAGGGGCTCGGGCTGAGCCAGCTGTACTACAACCGGGCGCTGGCGCTGATCGGCAGCGTCAGCCCGGCGATCGGCGCGCTGGTGTCGGCGCACCAGTCGATCGGCGTCCCCCAGCCGTTGAAGCTGTTCGGGACGGCGGAGCAGAAGCAGCGCTTCCTCGGACGCTGCGCCCGGACCGACATCAGCGCCTTCCTGCTGACCGAGCCGGACGTCGGCAGCGACCCGGCCCGGCTGGCCACCGCCGCCGTGCCGACCGAGGACGGCTCCGCCTACCTGCTGGACGGCGTCAAGCTGTGGACCACCAACGGGGTGGTGGCCGACCTGCTGGTGGTGATGGCCCGGGTGCCGAAGTCGGCCGGGCACCGGGGCGGGATCAGCGCCTTCGTGGTGGAGGCGGACTCGCCGGGGATCACCGTCGAGCAGCGCAACGCCTTCATGGGGCTGCGCGGTCTGGAGAACGGCGTCACCCGGTTCCACCGGGTGCGGGTGCCGGCCGAGAACCTGATCGGCGCCGAGGGCGCGGGCCTGCGGATCGCGCTGACCACCCTGAACACCGGTCGGCTGTCGCTGCCGGCGAGCTGCGCGGGGGCCGGCAAGTGGTGCCTGCGGATCGCCCGCGAGTGGTCGGCGGCCCGCGAGCAGTGGGGGCGGCCGATCGCCGAGCACGAGGCGGTGGCGCAGAAGATCTCCTTCATCGCGGCCACCACCTTCGCGCTGGAGGCGGTGCTCGACCTGTCCAGCCAGATGGCCGACGAGGACCGCAACGACATCCGGATCGAGGCGGCCCTCGCCAAGCTCTACGGCTCGGAGATGGGCTGGCGGATCGCGGACGAGCTGGTGCAGATCCGCGGCGGCCGCGGCTACGAGACGGCGGCCTCGCTGGCGGCGCGCGGCGAGCGGGCGGTCCCGGCCGAGCAGGTGCTGCGGGACATGCGGATCAACCGGATCTTCGAGGGCTCCACCGAGATCATGCACCTGCTGATCGCCCGGGAGGCCGTGGACGCCCACCTCAAGGTCGCCGGGGACCTGATCGAGCCGGAGGCCGACCTGCGGCGCAAGGGCCGGGCGGCGGCCAGGGCCGGCGCCTTCTACGCCGGCTGGCTGCCCAAGCTGGCCACCGGTGCCGGACAACTGCCGACCTCCTACCGGGAGTTCCACCCGGCCGGGCACGCCGACCTGTCCGTGCAGCTGCGCTTCGTCGAGCGCGGTTCGCGGCGGCTGGCCCGCTCCACCTTCTACGCGATGTCCCGCTGGCAGGGCCGGATGGAGAGCAAGCAGGGATTCCTGGGGCGGATCGTCGACATCGGCGCGGAGCTGTTCGCGATGAGCGCGGTCTGCGTCCGCGCCGAGATGCTGCGGACCGGGGAGGGCGCCGACCCGGAGCAGGGCCGGGCCGCCTACGAGCTGGCCGACCTGTTCTGCCGTCAGTCCAGGATCCGGGTGGACGAGTTGTTCGCTCGGCTCTGGACCAACACCGACGACCTGGACCGCCGGGCGGCCCGGCGGGTGGTCGAGGGCCGCTACACCTGGCTGGAGGCGGGGGTGCTGGACCCCTCCGGCGAGGGCCCGTGGATCGCCGACTCGACGCCGGGCCCCTCCGCGCACGACAGCGTGCGCCGGCCGATCGGCTGAAGGCCCGCACGCTGCACGGAAGCGGCCTGCTATCCGATGCCTGACGCCTCGGTGAACCGAGTCACCAGGGAGACGAACCGGCCGGAGTCCTGGACGAGCATCGCGTGGCCGGCGTCAGGGAACATGACCAGCTCGGCGTGGGCGGCCCGCCGAGCGATGATGCTCGCGTTTCCGGGCGGGGTGATCTCGTCGAGGGAGCCGTTGGTGATCAGCATCGGGACGGTGCTGTCGGGCAGCCCGTCCCAGGTGCCCTCGAAGGACTCGTAGGCCTGTCCGGCCTGGTACTGACGCAGCAGCGTCTCGTCGCCGACCTTCTCCGGCGGGAGCAGACCGAGCTGCTGGATGTACGCGGTCCGCGCGGCGGTGGCGTCGGCCGGGAAGAGCAGGTCCAGCATCTGCGGCCCCGTGGTCCTGGGGCTGTTGAGCTCCTCGGCCACGGCGGGCGGCGTGTTGACGGCCTGGCTGCCGCCGAGGTCGCCGCCGGTGCTGACGAGCGCGCTGATCGCACCCGGGTGGAGCGCGGCGACGGTCAGACCGATCTCGCCGCCCATCGACCAGCCGAGCAGCGCGGGGTGCTGCAGACCCAGCGCCTTGATCAGACCGACGGTGTCGTCCGCCATGAGCGGAACGGTGTCCGGGACCGAGGTGTCGTCGCTCGTGTAGCCGACGCCGCGGTTGTCGAAGATCGTGACGCGGTAGTGCCGGCCGAGCCGGCTCAGCAGGTCGACGGTCCAGTCGCTCATGGTGCCGGTGTCACCCATGACCATGACGAGGTCCGGGCCGGAACCGAACTGGCGGTAGCCGATCCTGATGCCGTCGACCGGGATCCGGCGCACCGGCCCGAGGAACGCGCCCGGCCCGCTCGGGGCGGAGCCCGGGACGACGGCCGACGCCGCCGTGGCAGCGGTCACTGCCGTGGCCTGTGTGCTCGGCCTGCTGCTCGTGGCGCTGGTCGGGTGCCCGCCGCCGGACGAACAGGCGACCGCTCCGAGGGCCACCGTGGCGACGGCCACGGCCAGCCCGGGCAGGGTGCGGGTACGCGGCGTGCGGCGCGGTGCGGACATGGGGGACCTCCGTGCTGATCAGGTGCGGGTGGGGTGTTGAGCGAGATGAGCTGCGGATTCGGTGCGCGGCTCAGACGTAGGCGCCCGGGAGGTGGGCCGGCTCGTTCGCGTTGCGGTCGACCCGTGCCTGCAGCAGCTGGCCGCGGATGATGATGGTGCCCAGGCGGACGACCACCTCGCCGACCGCCATCAGGAGCAGGGCGACGACCCAGGCCTGGCCGCTGGTGATGTTGTGCGCGGCGGAGAAGCCGGTCAGGTGCGCGGCGCCGGAGGGATGGGTGGACCACACCGCGAAGCCCAGGCGGAAGCCCATGCTGATGATCCAGAGCGCGGCCGCGCTGCGGGAGGCCTTGATCAGCACGTGCCCGTCGGCGTGCCGGACGCGGGTGAGCAGACCGCCGGCGAGGCCGAAGGCGATCCCGGTGGCCGCGAAGACCACGGCCAGCAGCACGTCGTTGCCGGCGGTCGGGATGTTGCTCAGGTAGTTGCCGGCGGCCCAGGTGATCATGCCGAGCGGGAGCAGGATGGTGCGGGTGGTGAGCCGCTCCTCGCGCAGCTGGCGAAGGACGATGAGGAGGAGCGCGATGTCGATGAACCAGTCGGTCGTTGTCATGTCTAAGAGCATCCGCCGACGCGCTCCGAACTCCTTCAACCCAGAGGTGCAACCCGGGTGGAAGTCCGTGCCGCTACTGCTCGGTGTTGTCGACCAGGCCGAAGCGCCAGGCCCAGGCGATCAGCGCGCCGCGGTCGTCCAGCGCCAGCTTGGCCAGGACGTGGTTGAGGTGCGTCTTCACCGTCGCCTGGCTGACGACCAGCTCGTGCGCCACCTGTCGGTTGTTCAGCCCCTTCGCCAGCAGCCGGACGACGTCGACCTCCCGCCTGGTCAGCCCCTCGGCCTCGGCGGGCAGCGTCGCCGACGAGGGCGCGGGCACGGCGGCGGGCGCCTCGGGCGCCGTCACGACGAGCTGCACGAGCCGCCGCTGCACGGCCGGGTCGAGGACGGTCCGACCGGCCGCCACGTCCCGGACCGCGGCCAGCACCGCCTCGCCGGTCGCGTCCTTGGTCAGGTAGCCGAGTGCGCCGGCCCGCAGCGCGGGCATCACCGCGTCGTCGTCGGCGAACGTCGTCAGGATCAGCACCCGTGTCCCCACGCCCGCTGCCAGTACCTCGGCCGTCACCTGCGCGCCGTCGAGCCCGGGCATCCGCAGGTCGACGAGGGCGACGTCGGGCCGCTCCGCCACGGCGAGCCGCACCGCCTCGTTCCCGTCGCCGGCCTGCCCGACTACCTCGATGTCCTCCGCCGAGGTCAGCAGCAGCACCACCCCGTCCCGCACCACCGCCTGGTCGTCCGCGACCAGTACCCGAATCGTCACGCGTCTGCCTTCCCGTCTGCCGTAGTGCCGCCGGTGTCAGTGCCGCCCGCCGCGGCCCCGGCGTCCTCCACGACCGGCACCCGGAGCGCGGTCCGCCAGCCCGCTCCCTCGGGCGCAGGTCCGGCGGTCAACGAGCCGCCGACGGCCTCGATCCGCTCGGCCATGGCGCGCAGCCCCGTGCCGCTGCCCTGTACCCCCGACGGGCCGCGACCGGCCGGCAGCCCGCGGTCCCGCACCACGGCGCGCATCTCGGAGCCCTCCCATGCCAGGAGCACGTCGATGACACTACCGGTCGCGTACCGCGCCGCGTTCGTCATGGCCTCCTGCACCGCCCGGTACACCGCGTGCCCGGCCTCGGGTGTGAGCCGACCGGCCCGGCCGCTGACGCGCAGCCGCGCCTCGCCCGGAAAACCCCTGGTCAGGCCATCGATATCGGCCACGCCCCGGAGTGGCACGGAACGCAGCGCACTCACCGCCGCGCGGGCCTCCTGCACTCCGTCGCGCGCGAGCTCGGCGGCGCGGTCCAGCGGCTCGGTCAGCGTCGCCGGAGCAGCGTCACGCCGTGCGATCGCCCTGATCGCCTGCAGCTGCATGGACAGACCGGCGAGGCTGTGCGCCAGCACGTCGTGCAGCTCGTGGGCGATCCGCCTCCGCTCCTCAAGGGCCGCCGCCTCCTGCCGGGCTGCGCGGGACGCCTCCACTTCGGCCAGCAGCGCGACCGCGCGGTCCCGTTCGGCCTGGAGCGCGGCGTGCTCGATCGAACGGTCGGCGAGCAGCCACACGCCGACGGCCGACAGCAGGCCGGCCATGCTGTCGAAGATCAGCATGACCGCGACGCCGAAGCCGACCGCCAGCAGCGCGATGCAGGCGTTGCGCACCGGCCCGGCCGGGATGCACATCGGCAGCACGGCGGCGGCGGCCAGCACCGGAACCTCGCCGAGCCCGTTGGGCACGAGAGCCATGACGGCGAAGCCGGTCCCGATGGTCAGCGCGACGCCGAACCAGGTCAGCGGCGTCGGCAGGGCCCGGCCGCTGAGCACCATGCCCAGCTCCGCGCAGAGCCCGAGCACGGCGACGACGACCTTCAGCGCCGTCCCGTCGGCCGCGATCACCGAGACCACCATGCAGGCGATCAGCGCGCCCGCGCCGATCACGTCACCGCGCTCGAAGATCCGGGGGCGGCCGGGATCGGCCGCGGACCGGATCGGGTCGGACCACATGCTCACCATTCCCGTGCTCCGTTCGCCGGCGGTCGGTGCACTCACGGCCGGCGGCGCACGGCGGCGAGCATAACCGAGCGTCCGAGCCGTCGCGGTCCCGACCGGCGCGGCCGGGTGCCGACCGAGGTGTCCGGTTCGGGGGCCGTCCCAACGGCGAATGACCGCAGGTCCGGTGCCGCCCTGTCAGTTCGGGGCGGCGCCGACTGCCTCCGGCCGGTCCTCGGCCCGGCATCCCGGTACGATGCCGACCGACGTGCGTCATGAAGTGTGATTTCGGGGGAACGACAGACTACGCGCGATCGTCCCCCGTTCCGGATCAGGAGAACGGGCATCAAGTGAGTTACCCGCCATATGGCCAGGACCCGCGGCGCCCCCAGGGCAACCCGCCCCAGCAACCGCCCTCCGGTCCGCCGCAGCCGCCCTACGGCCGGCCCCCGCAGCAGCCCCAGCCGCCCTACGGGCCGCCGCCGCAGGGCTACCCGCCGCGCCCGCAGCCCCAGCAGCCGCCCTACGGGCCGCCGCCGGGCTACCCGCAGCCGCAGCAGCCGCCGCAGCAACCCCCTTACGGCCGGCCGCCGCAGGGCTACCCGCCGCAACAGCCGCCCCAGCAGCCGCCCTACGGTCGGCCCCCGCAGGGCTACCCGCCGCAGAACCCGCAGCAGCAGCCGCCGGTCTACGGCCAGCCGCCGCGCCCGCCGCAGCAACCGCCGTACGGCGGTGGCGGCCAGGGCGGCGGCGGACAGGGCGGCGGGCCGGTCGGCCCGCCGGACTCCGGTGGCGGGTCCGGCCGTCCGCCGCGCCGCCGGGGCCGGAGCCTGGCGATCGGCGTGGTGCTGGCGGTGGTCCTGGCCGGCGGCGGCTACGCCCTGAGCTCCCACCACGGCGGCTCGCCCTCCAACGACACCACCACCGGTGGTTCCAGCGGCGGGACGGGCGGCACGACCACGACCACCATCGCCGGCGGCACCTCCTGGAGCCGTCCGTCCTGGGCGACCGCCGCCAACGACCTCGGCCCGGCCAGCCCGAACGCGGTGGTCACCGGCTCGGTCTACTTCGCCCAGGCGTCGCCGCAGAGCGCCAACCAGTACGCGACCGCCGTCGGCACCCCCGGCGGGCCCGACTACCACCACTTCCTGACGCCGGCCGAGTTCCAGAGCAAGTTCGCCAGCAAGCCCAACGCCGGGGCGGCGGTGATCGCCTGGGTCAAGCAGAACAACATGACCATCCTGTCCCAGGACAGCGAGTCGGTCCGGGTGCAGACCACCGTCGGCAAGGTCAACGCCATCCTGAAGATCAGGGTCGACCGCTTCAAGCACGACGGGCGGATCGACCTCTCCACCACCTCGCAGCCGCAGTACCCGCCGGACATCGGCGAGTACATCTCCAGCATCACCGGTCTGACCACCACCAGCCCGGTCACGCCCTCGATCGAGCAGGCCGGCTCCTTCTTCGCCGCCAGGGCGACCAAGGGCAGGAGCAAGGGCAAGGGGGCGGACAGCCCGGCCGACAGCGGCCAGGGCGGCTGCTCCCAGTACTACGGCCAGCACTCGGTGAGCGGCGCCCCGGCCGCGCCCGGGGGCGGCGCCATATCCACCCTGCTCTGCGGCTACACCCCGTCCCAGCTGCGCAGTGCCTACGGGGTCACCGCCAGCGGCCTCACCGGCCAGGGGGTGACCATCGCCGTGGTCGACGCCTTCTCCTCACCGACCATCCAGCAGGACGTCAACCAGTACGACCAGCAGGAGGGGCTGCCGGCGGTCGACCTGACCGTGGTGGGACAGCCCTCGTACGGGGCCACCACCACCGCCGCGGACGCCCAGGGCTGGTACGGCGAGGAGACCCTGGACATCGAGGCGCTGCACACCATCGCCCCG
The Streptacidiphilus albus JL83 genome window above contains:
- a CDS encoding PucR family transcriptional regulator, which produces MSLKSAAPQATVRATAVTLSALVAMDGLHLVVLAGEQQLDRPVRWVHTSELDDPAPYLEGGELLLTTGLKLGRSKEKLRQYVHRLADAGVAGLGFGIGLTYGEVPAALVEAAAERGLPLLEVPQPTPFIAISKAVTAALAAEQYQAVTTSIEAQEELTRAALGQDGTTALIARLAARLGGWAALYDASGAVVVAAPGWAARRAGRLRPEVERLRDRPAPSSAALQGRPRTAQEQDRGDEPSGERAGEAEGGDFVVLQSLGADRRARGFLAVGTEDRLKPGERYIVNGAVALLTLTLERSRDLRRAEERMRTALLRLVLAGETGTAREVAGALLGGLPEGSVRVLVAAGEGLALLGDVAEQSATRAGEPLLLATEGDRLVLLAVEGGAVHTDCVAAVQDFDTVSLGISGPATPETAGAAFAQAERALAVALRGGRRSVDHDEVGSGSLLPLLADEAVLAFADGLLRPLREHDRTARGDLEASLQAWLSRHGQWDAAAADLGVHRHTLRYRMRRVEELLGRTLDDADVRMELWLALRARGRV
- a CDS encoding aldehyde dehydrogenase family protein: MTSTHAFWLAGRQEHGTESFEVRHPWDDSLVGTVSVPTEAQVEAAVAAAVAVQDEFAATPAYVRAAALDHVAKRLTERTEELARLITAENGKPIKWARGEIGRAASVFRWAAEEARRFNSGEGQRLDTDAGGTGRLAITRRFPKGVVLGIAPFNFPLNLVAHKVAPAIAVGAPIILKPAPATPISALVLGEILAETDLPAGSWSVLTVSNDRMPALVQDKRLPVISFTGSDIVGYQILDSVPRKHVTLELGGNAAAVVLADWSSEADLEWAATRIATFANYQGGQSCISVQRVLADAAVYDRLVEKVVAKVGAQVTGNPADETVDVGPLVNEAAAKRVESWVDEAVAAGAQLHTGGKREGATYAPTVLSDVPAGVRLATEEVFGPVLTLTRVEGVDAAFAAVNDSKFGLQAGVFTHDVQTAFRAHRELEVGGVIIGDAPSYRADQMPYGGVKDSGVGREGVAFAMADYTYERVMVLTGLAL
- a CDS encoding acyl-CoA dehydrogenase family protein, producing the protein MSVPTPSAAGHADPAAPRVTEREARRVAEEAREQDWRRPSFAKELFLGRFRLDLIHPHPLPEPESVRVGEEFLARLTEFCVTKIDGALVEREARIPDEVVRGLQELGVFGMKIDREYQGLGLSQLYYNRALALIGSVSPAIGALVSAHQSIGVPQPLKLFGTAEQKQRFLGRCARTDISAFLLTEPDVGSDPARLATAAVPTEDGSAYLLDGVKLWTTNGVVADLLVVMARVPKSAGHRGGISAFVVEADSPGITVEQRNAFMGLRGLENGVTRFHRVRVPAENLIGAEGAGLRIALTTLNTGRLSLPASCAGAGKWCLRIAREWSAAREQWGRPIAEHEAVAQKISFIAATTFALEAVLDLSSQMADEDRNDIRIEAALAKLYGSEMGWRIADELVQIRGGRGYETAASLAARGERAVPAEQVLRDMRINRIFEGSTEIMHLLIAREAVDAHLKVAGDLIEPEADLRRKGRAAARAGAFYAGWLPKLATGAGQLPTSYREFHPAGHADLSVQLRFVERGSRRLARSTFYAMSRWQGRMESKQGFLGRIVDIGAELFAMSAVCVRAEMLRTGEGADPEQGRAAYELADLFCRQSRIRVDELFARLWTNTDDLDRRAARRVVEGRYTWLEAGVLDPSGEGPWIADSTPGPSAHDSVRRPIG
- a CDS encoding alpha/beta fold hydrolase, producing the protein MSAPRRTPRTRTLPGLAVAVATVALGAVACSSGGGHPTSATSSRPSTQATAVTAATAASAVVPGSAPSGPGAFLGPVRRIPVDGIRIGYRQFGSGPDLVMVMGDTGTMSDWTVDLLSRLGRHYRVTIFDNRGVGYTSDDTSVPDTVPLMADDTVGLIKALGLQHPALLGWSMGGEIGLTVAALHPGAISALVSTGGDLGGSQAVNTPPAVAEELNSPRTTGPQMLDLLFPADATAARTAYIQQLGLLPPEKVGDETLLRQYQAGQAYESFEGTWDGLPDSTVPMLITNGSLDEITPPGNASIIARRAAHAELVMFPDAGHAMLVQDSGRFVSLVTRFTEASGIG
- a CDS encoding DUF1453 family protein — translated: MTTTDWFIDIALLLIVLRQLREERLTTRTILLPLGMITWAAGNYLSNIPTAGNDVLLAVVFAATGIAFGLAGGLLTRVRHADGHVLIKASRSAAALWIISMGFRLGFAVWSTHPSGAAHLTGFSAAHNITSGQAWVVALLLMAVGEVVVRLGTIIIRGQLLQARVDRNANEPAHLPGAYV
- a CDS encoding response regulator, with product MTIRVLVADDQAVVRDGVVLLLTSAEDIEVVGQAGDGNEAVRLAVAERPDVALVDLRMPGLDGAQVTAEVLAAGVGTRVLILTTFADDDAVMPALRAGALGYLTKDATGEAVLAAVRDVAAGRTVLDPAVQRRLVQLVVTAPEAPAAVPAPSSATLPAEAEGLTRREVDVVRLLAKGLNNRQVAHELVVSQATVKTHLNHVLAKLALDDRGALIAWAWRFGLVDNTEQ
- a CDS encoding sensor histidine kinase, whose amino-acid sequence is MVSMWSDPIRSAADPGRPRIFERGDVIGAGALIACMVVSVIAADGTALKVVVAVLGLCAELGMVLSGRALPTPLTWFGVALTIGTGFAVMALVPNGLGEVPVLAAAAVLPMCIPAGPVRNACIALLAVGFGVAVMLIFDSMAGLLSAVGVWLLADRSIEHAALQAERDRAVALLAEVEASRAARQEAAALEERRRIAHELHDVLAHSLAGLSMQLQAIRAIARRDAAPATLTEPLDRAAELARDGVQEARAAVSALRSVPLRGVADIDGLTRGFPGEARLRVSGRAGRLTPEAGHAVYRAVQEAMTNAARYATGSVIDVLLAWEGSEMRAVVRDRGLPAGRGPSGVQGSGTGLRAMAERIEAVGGSLTAGPAPEGAGWRTALRVPVVEDAGAAAGGTDTGGTTADGKADA
- a CDS encoding S53 family peptidase — translated: MSYPPYGQDPRRPQGNPPQQPPSGPPQPPYGRPPQQPQPPYGPPPQGYPPRPQPQQPPYGPPPGYPQPQQPPQQPPYGRPPQGYPPQQPPQQPPYGRPPQGYPPQNPQQQPPVYGQPPRPPQQPPYGGGGQGGGGQGGGPVGPPDSGGGSGRPPRRRGRSLAIGVVLAVVLAGGGYALSSHHGGSPSNDTTTGGSSGGTGGTTTTTIAGGTSWSRPSWATAANDLGPASPNAVVTGSVYFAQASPQSANQYATAVGTPGGPDYHHFLTPAEFQSKFASKPNAGAAVIAWVKQNNMTILSQDSESVRVQTTVGKVNAILKIRVDRFKHDGRIDLSTTSQPQYPPDIGEYISSITGLTTTSPVTPSIEQAGSFFAARATKGRSKGKGADSPADSGQGGCSQYYGQHSVSGAPAAPGGGAISTLLCGYTPSQLRSAYGVTASGLTGQGVTIAVVDAFSSPTIQQDVNQYDQQEGLPAVDLTVVGQPSYGATTTAADAQGWYGEETLDIEALHTIAPAAKIIYYAAASDDAADLDAPLQTIVNSGSAQLVSCSWSSPENSGDNSNFNPESQIFEQGAAEGISFNFATGDTGDYTKGENGGQPSSTTPTVGEPADNPFATAVGGTELGIGAQGQFSWETGWGDVLYQADGSGWDTSDSTFNGATGGGTSTIFQQPSYQQKAVPNSLAVQGGLSAPARTLPDVSMDASSMTGLLVGSSTGTMHSHPSGSGVVYTESNTSYAAQPVGGTSLATPLFTGMEALAIQAAGSPLGFANPVLYSLSNTSAFYDVAPDPAALGGHEPYIGGFNSSGVPLLDVGDSDTTLKTAKGYDDMTGLGSPAPAFLTWFKDHPNGN